CTCCCAAAGCTGCGCTTCGCTGGGAGTTTGGCCAAGCTGGTAAATTTTGTCGTTGAACAACAGCGCTACTCCCGTCGCATTGGTCACATCGAGCGCGGTAACCGGAAACTTGGTTAGTGCCCGGGCTACATCGTCGGTCAGCAGCAGTTGCTCATGAAGTCGTTGCGCATTCTGAGTGTATTGCAGCAGATTGGTTTTATCCTCCTCACTCCGCCGAAACTCCAGGGCCGACGATAGCAACTGACTCACAAATTTTGCCGCCTGCCGGGCCGGATAATCGACAAAACGGGGCGTTGTGTTATGGCATGAAATCAGGCCCCACAATTCGCCCCGATAAAGAAGCGAGATGCTCATAGACGCCTGAACGCCCATATTTTTGAGATACTCAATATGAATGGGCGATACAGCTCGCAGCACCGAGTGCGTCAGATCGAGCGGTTGGTCAACCGGCCAGTCGGGAATCGATAATATTCGGGAGGGTGTACTTCCTACATCGGCAATTAATCGAACCAGGTTGATTTTATACAACTCTCTGGCCTGACGTGGAATGTCGGATGCCGGATAGTGGAGCCCTAAATACGGTTCAAGGTGATCGTCTTTAGCCTCGGCTACCACATGACCATGCCAGTCGGGGCTAAACTGATACACCATGACCCGGTCGTACCCGATAATGGTCTTGATACGCTGGGCTGTATTCTGCAACAAGTCGGGCAATGTACGGCTGGCCTGCACTTCGGTCAGCGACTGCGCAATCAACTGCTGATTGATGGCTGTATTCCGTTCATCGCCCGCCGATTCCCACTCCAGAATAATCAACCCCTGGTATTCATGGATGATCAGATTCCAGGTTCTGTCGTTCAGCGTTACCGGCTGTGGGTTGATCGTTTCCCACGAATGGTTTCGCCGACCGACATTCAGCAACTCAATGACTGTACTGGCTGGTAGTTCGGTGCCCGAAAATAGTGTATCGATCGACTTCCCCAGCAGATCGGTAGCTGGCATGCCTAACAGATCGACGATGTTATCACTGGCATGAACAACAGAATAAGTGTCAGGCAGAATGGCCAGCAAGTAACCATGCGACTGTACGTGTCCGAGTATGTGGATTGGTTCGCGTTCGCAGTT
This window of the Spirosoma aerolatum genome carries:
- a CDS encoding ATP-binding protein translates to MSAFTVDLTNCEREPIHILGHVQSHGYLLAILPDTYSVVHASDNIVDLLGMPATDLLGKSIDTLFSGTELPASTVIELLNVGRRNHSWETINPQPVTLNDRTWNLIIHEYQGLIILEWESAGDERNTAINQQLIAQSLTEVQASRTLPDLLQNTAQRIKTIIGYDRVMVYQFSPDWHGHVVAEAKDDHLEPYLGLHYPASDIPRQARELYKINLVRLIADVGSTPSRILSIPDWPVDQPLDLTHSVLRAVSPIHIEYLKNMGVQASMSISLLYRGELWGLISCHNTTPRFVDYPARQAAKFVSQLLSSALEFRRSEEDKTNLLQYTQNAQRLHEQLLLTDDVARALTKFPVTALDVTNATGVALLFNDKIYQLGQTPSEAQLWELGQWLTTTNAETFLETNHLTSLYPPAEAFREVGAGMLAIALSRELKEYVLWFKPERIREVTWAGNPDKPVTVGGDGQLRLSPRKSFEAWTEIVRNTSNHWTETEIGTVVKLREDILQVLTKQANAIRMLNQRLQVAYEELDAFSYTVSHDLRTPLSSIRCYSEILLEEHGKDFDEDAQALFQKIIDSTERMRSLIRHILYYSRMGRTDLDTQSIDMRQLLEGIREELLVTAKGRSLQIEIGNTPPINADSTMALQLFTNLIGNAVKYTQHKTDAVVRINGQQTDDEVVYTIEDNGIGFDMKQAGKMFDLFKRLENARNYEGSGVGLAIVKRIINRHQGKIWFRSEPDRGATFSISFPAVPLV